Proteins encoded together in one Epinephelus lanceolatus isolate andai-2023 chromosome 4, ASM4190304v1, whole genome shotgun sequence window:
- the sidt2 gene encoding SID1 transmembrane family member 2 isoform X1, whose product MVLRSCWKSRHKNSCGPAPGWIWPASAALLWLCLTQFVCGCGAVGETKNVVQKDAEFDVIYNDTVTSENQTIYAFNHTVSRNKTEGVRVSVDVLSQGFESPILFVVRQKQAVLSFQIPLILRGLYQRKYPYNHVARTLCQPPTRAASETQYFFVDVSTLSSQGTNYQLRVSRVESFTLQTDKRFIFTASPSQPQYFKYVFPDGVDTVIVKVNSDMAFPCSVMSIQDIQCPVYDLDNNVAFIGMYQTMTKKGAITVQRKDFPSNSFYVVIVVKTEDEACGGPLRFYPLRPDELIDAGNRSKVIDVMVTPAINSEVYVMGMLFCLGIFLSFYLLTFLMACLENKRIKRREVFQIPADMSPAETASLLGKNGDGKTPASPYEYGSFADNGSTLSSEAVTDSATSTDNNYGYMGQEPFKRRTILNHLHHIAIRIERSLDSVGRSRQESLSSVEEDDYDTLDDINSDKNIVRTKKFLCVSDLARKDKRVLSKKYQIYFWNIATIAVFYALPVVQLVITYQTVVNVTGNQDICFYNFLCAHPLGALSAFNNILSNLGYVLLGLLFLLIVLKRDIVHNRALVRNDLNALECGIPKHFGLYYAMGTALMMEGLLSACYHVCPNYTNFQFDTSFMYMIAGLCMLKLYQKRHPDINASAYTAYACLAAVIFFSVLGVVFGKGNTVFWIVFSVIHILATMLLSTQLYYMGRWRLDSGILRRMVYVIYTDCIRQCSGPMYIDRMVLLVMGNIVNWSLAAYGLIERPNDFASYLLAIAICNLLLYFAFYIIMKLRSGERIQCLALVCVLFTAVVWGFALYFFFQGLSTWQKTPAESREHNRDCILLSFFDDHDIWHFLSSIAMFGSFLVLLTMDDDLDTVQRDKIFVF is encoded by the exons ATGGTGTTGAGGAGTTGCTGGAAGTCTCGACATAAAAACAGCTGTGGACCTGCTCCTGGTTGGATCTGGCCAGCATCGGCAGCCCTGCTCTGGTTGTGTCTGACCCAGTTTGTGTGCGGGTGTGGTGCTGTTGGGGAGACCAAAAATGTGGTCCAGAAAGATGCAGAGTTTGATGTCATCTATAATGACACAGTGACAAGTGAAAACCAGACCATCTATGCTTTCAATCACACGGTGTCCAGGAATAAG ACGGAAGGAGTGCGTGTGTCTGTGGATGTGTTGTCACAGGGTTTTGAAAGTCCCATCCTGTTTGTGGTGCGACAGAAGCAAGCAGTGCTGTCTTTTCAGATCCCTCTCATTCTAAGAGGCCT ctACCAGAGGAAGTACCCTTACAATCACGTGGCCCGGACACTGTGTCAGCCTCCGACCCGAGCCGCCTCTGAGACCCAGTACTTCTTTGTGGACGTGTCTACTCTGTCTAGCCAGGGTACAAACTACCAGCTCAGGGTCAGCCGTGTTGAAAGCTTCACCCTGCA gacagacaagcggTTCATCTTCACCGCGTCACCATCTCAACCTCAG TACTTCAAGTATGTCTTCCCAGATGGGGTGGACACTGTGATCGTCAAGGTCAACTCAGACATGGCCTTTCCCTGCTCCGTTATGTCCATCCAGGACATCCAG TGCCCAGTCTATGACCTTGACAACAATGTGGCCTTCATTGGGATGTACCAGACTATGACCAAAAAAGGCGCAATCACTGTGCAG AGAAAAGATTTCCCCAGCAACAGTTTCTATGTGGTGATCGTGGTAAAAACAGAGGACGAGGCCTGCGGTGGTCCACTGCGCTTCTACCCGCTCCGTCCTGATGAGCTGATTGACGCCGGCAACCGAAGCAAAGTCATCGATGTGATGGTCACTCCAGCTATCAACT CGGAGGTATACGTGATGGGCATGCTGTTCTGTCTGGgtatcttcctctccttctaCCTGCTCACCTTCCTCATGGCCTGTCTGGAGAACAAGCG GATAAAAAGGAGAGAGGTGTTTCAGATTCCTGCTGACATGTCGCCTGCTGAGACAG CCTCCCTGCTTGGGAAGAACGGAGATG GCAAAACTCCAGCCTCACCATATGAATATGGCTCCTTTG CTGACAACGGCAGCACTCTCAGCTCAGAGGCCGTCACTGACAGCGCCACATCCACTGACAACAACTATGGATACATGG GACAGGAGCCTTTCAAACGTCGCACAATCCTCAATCACCTGCACCACATAGCCATCCGCATCG AGCGATCATTGGACAGTGTGGGGcgaagcaggcaggagtctcTGAGCTCTGTGGAGGAGGACGACTACGACACGCTGGATGACATCAACTCAGACAAAAACATCGTCCGCACCAAG AAATTTTTATGTGTGTCAGACCTGGCCCGTAAAGACAAGAGGGTCCTCAGCAAGAAATACCAAATCTACTTCTG GAACATTGCTACTATCGCTGTGTTCTATGCGCTGCCAGTCGTCCAGCTGGTCATCACCTATCAGACG GTGGTTAATGTGACAGGAAACCAGGACATCTGCTTCTACAACTTCCTGTGTGCCCACCCTCTGGGAGCTCTGAG CGCGTTCAACAACATCCTCAGTAACCTCGGTTACGTGCTGCTGGGACTCCTCTTCTTGCTTATCGTCCTAAAAAGAGATATCGTCCACAACCGAGCCCTGGTCCGCAACGATCTCAACGCGCTG GAGTGTGGTATCCCAAAGCACTTTGGTCTCTATTATGCCATGGGAACTGCTCTGATGATGGAGGGCTTGCTCAGTGCCTGCTACCATGTCTGTCCAAACTACACCAACTTCCAGTTTG ACACCTCCTTCATGTACATGATTGCTGGATTGTGTATGTTGAAGCTGTATCAGAAGAGACACCCAGACATCAATGCAAGTGCTTACACCGCCTACGCCTGCCTGGCTGCGGTCATCTTCTTCTCAGTGCTGGGAGTg GTATTTGGGAAAGGAAACACAGTGTTCTGGATTGTTTTCTCAGTGATCCACATCCTGGCCACTATGCTCCTCAGCACACAGCTCTACTACATGGGCCGGTGGAGGCTGG ACTCGGGGATCCTGCGCAGGATGGTGTACGTCATCTACACAGATTGCATCCGACAGTGCAGCGGACCCATGTACATT GACCGTATGGTTCTGCTCGTCATGGGAAACATAGTCAACTGGTCGCT AGCTGCCTACGGCCTCATAGAGAGACCCAACGACTTTGCCTCCTACCTGCTGGCCATCGCCATCTGCAACCTGCTGCTCTACTTTGCCTTTTACATCATTAtgaag TTGCGGAGCGGTGAGAGAATCCAGTGTCTGGCgttggtgtgtgttttgttcaCAGCCGTGGTGTGGGGCTTTGCACTCTATTTCTTCTTCCAGGGTCTCAGCACCTGGCAG AAAACTCCAGCAGAGTCCCGTGAGCACAACAGGGACTGTATCTTGCTTTCATTCTTTGACGACCACGACATTTGGcatttcctctcctccatcGCCATGTTTGGATCCTTCCTG GTCCTCCTGACCATGGATGACGACCTCGACACAGTCCAGAGAGACAAGATCTTTGTCTTCTAG
- the sidt2 gene encoding SID1 transmembrane family member 2 isoform X2 has translation MVLRSCWKSRHKNSCGPAPGWIWPASAALLWLCLTQFVCGCGAVGETKNVVQKDAEFDVIYNDTVTSENQTIYAFNHTVSRNKTEGVRVSVDVLSQGFESPILFVVRQKQAVLSFQIPLILRGLYQRKYPYNHVARTLCQPPTRAASETQYFFVDVSTLSSQGTNYQLRVSRVESFTLQTDKRFIFTASPSQPQYFKYVFPDGVDTVIVKVNSDMAFPCSVMSIQDIQCPVYDLDNNVAFIGMYQTMTKKGAITVQRKDFPSNSFYVVIVVKTEDEACGGPLRFYPLRPDELIDAGNRSKVIDVMVTPAINSEVYVMGMLFCLGIFLSFYLLTFLMACLENKRIKRREVFQIPADMSPAETGKTPASPYEYGSFADNGSTLSSEAVTDSATSTDNNYGYMGQEPFKRRTILNHLHHIAIRIERSLDSVGRSRQESLSSVEEDDYDTLDDINSDKNIVRTKKFLCVSDLARKDKRVLSKKYQIYFWNIATIAVFYALPVVQLVITYQTVVNVTGNQDICFYNFLCAHPLGALSAFNNILSNLGYVLLGLLFLLIVLKRDIVHNRALVRNDLNALECGIPKHFGLYYAMGTALMMEGLLSACYHVCPNYTNFQFDTSFMYMIAGLCMLKLYQKRHPDINASAYTAYACLAAVIFFSVLGVVFGKGNTVFWIVFSVIHILATMLLSTQLYYMGRWRLDSGILRRMVYVIYTDCIRQCSGPMYIDRMVLLVMGNIVNWSLAAYGLIERPNDFASYLLAIAICNLLLYFAFYIIMKLRSGERIQCLALVCVLFTAVVWGFALYFFFQGLSTWQKTPAESREHNRDCILLSFFDDHDIWHFLSSIAMFGSFLVLLTMDDDLDTVQRDKIFVF, from the exons ATGGTGTTGAGGAGTTGCTGGAAGTCTCGACATAAAAACAGCTGTGGACCTGCTCCTGGTTGGATCTGGCCAGCATCGGCAGCCCTGCTCTGGTTGTGTCTGACCCAGTTTGTGTGCGGGTGTGGTGCTGTTGGGGAGACCAAAAATGTGGTCCAGAAAGATGCAGAGTTTGATGTCATCTATAATGACACAGTGACAAGTGAAAACCAGACCATCTATGCTTTCAATCACACGGTGTCCAGGAATAAG ACGGAAGGAGTGCGTGTGTCTGTGGATGTGTTGTCACAGGGTTTTGAAAGTCCCATCCTGTTTGTGGTGCGACAGAAGCAAGCAGTGCTGTCTTTTCAGATCCCTCTCATTCTAAGAGGCCT ctACCAGAGGAAGTACCCTTACAATCACGTGGCCCGGACACTGTGTCAGCCTCCGACCCGAGCCGCCTCTGAGACCCAGTACTTCTTTGTGGACGTGTCTACTCTGTCTAGCCAGGGTACAAACTACCAGCTCAGGGTCAGCCGTGTTGAAAGCTTCACCCTGCA gacagacaagcggTTCATCTTCACCGCGTCACCATCTCAACCTCAG TACTTCAAGTATGTCTTCCCAGATGGGGTGGACACTGTGATCGTCAAGGTCAACTCAGACATGGCCTTTCCCTGCTCCGTTATGTCCATCCAGGACATCCAG TGCCCAGTCTATGACCTTGACAACAATGTGGCCTTCATTGGGATGTACCAGACTATGACCAAAAAAGGCGCAATCACTGTGCAG AGAAAAGATTTCCCCAGCAACAGTTTCTATGTGGTGATCGTGGTAAAAACAGAGGACGAGGCCTGCGGTGGTCCACTGCGCTTCTACCCGCTCCGTCCTGATGAGCTGATTGACGCCGGCAACCGAAGCAAAGTCATCGATGTGATGGTCACTCCAGCTATCAACT CGGAGGTATACGTGATGGGCATGCTGTTCTGTCTGGgtatcttcctctccttctaCCTGCTCACCTTCCTCATGGCCTGTCTGGAGAACAAGCG GATAAAAAGGAGAGAGGTGTTTCAGATTCCTGCTGACATGTCGCCTGCTGAGACAG GCAAAACTCCAGCCTCACCATATGAATATGGCTCCTTTG CTGACAACGGCAGCACTCTCAGCTCAGAGGCCGTCACTGACAGCGCCACATCCACTGACAACAACTATGGATACATGG GACAGGAGCCTTTCAAACGTCGCACAATCCTCAATCACCTGCACCACATAGCCATCCGCATCG AGCGATCATTGGACAGTGTGGGGcgaagcaggcaggagtctcTGAGCTCTGTGGAGGAGGACGACTACGACACGCTGGATGACATCAACTCAGACAAAAACATCGTCCGCACCAAG AAATTTTTATGTGTGTCAGACCTGGCCCGTAAAGACAAGAGGGTCCTCAGCAAGAAATACCAAATCTACTTCTG GAACATTGCTACTATCGCTGTGTTCTATGCGCTGCCAGTCGTCCAGCTGGTCATCACCTATCAGACG GTGGTTAATGTGACAGGAAACCAGGACATCTGCTTCTACAACTTCCTGTGTGCCCACCCTCTGGGAGCTCTGAG CGCGTTCAACAACATCCTCAGTAACCTCGGTTACGTGCTGCTGGGACTCCTCTTCTTGCTTATCGTCCTAAAAAGAGATATCGTCCACAACCGAGCCCTGGTCCGCAACGATCTCAACGCGCTG GAGTGTGGTATCCCAAAGCACTTTGGTCTCTATTATGCCATGGGAACTGCTCTGATGATGGAGGGCTTGCTCAGTGCCTGCTACCATGTCTGTCCAAACTACACCAACTTCCAGTTTG ACACCTCCTTCATGTACATGATTGCTGGATTGTGTATGTTGAAGCTGTATCAGAAGAGACACCCAGACATCAATGCAAGTGCTTACACCGCCTACGCCTGCCTGGCTGCGGTCATCTTCTTCTCAGTGCTGGGAGTg GTATTTGGGAAAGGAAACACAGTGTTCTGGATTGTTTTCTCAGTGATCCACATCCTGGCCACTATGCTCCTCAGCACACAGCTCTACTACATGGGCCGGTGGAGGCTGG ACTCGGGGATCCTGCGCAGGATGGTGTACGTCATCTACACAGATTGCATCCGACAGTGCAGCGGACCCATGTACATT GACCGTATGGTTCTGCTCGTCATGGGAAACATAGTCAACTGGTCGCT AGCTGCCTACGGCCTCATAGAGAGACCCAACGACTTTGCCTCCTACCTGCTGGCCATCGCCATCTGCAACCTGCTGCTCTACTTTGCCTTTTACATCATTAtgaag TTGCGGAGCGGTGAGAGAATCCAGTGTCTGGCgttggtgtgtgttttgttcaCAGCCGTGGTGTGGGGCTTTGCACTCTATTTCTTCTTCCAGGGTCTCAGCACCTGGCAG AAAACTCCAGCAGAGTCCCGTGAGCACAACAGGGACTGTATCTTGCTTTCATTCTTTGACGACCACGACATTTGGcatttcctctcctccatcGCCATGTTTGGATCCTTCCTG GTCCTCCTGACCATGGATGACGACCTCGACACAGTCCAGAGAGACAAGATCTTTGTCTTCTAG
- the sidt2 gene encoding SID1 transmembrane family member 2 isoform X4 has product MVLRSCWKSRHKNSCGPAPGWIWPASAALLWLCLTQFVCGCGAVGETKNVVQKDAEFDVIYNDTVTSENQTIYAFNHTVSRNKTEGVRVSVDVLSQGFESPILFVVRQKQAVLSFQIPLILRGLYQRKYPYNHVARTLCQPPTRAASETQYFFVDVSTLSSQGTNYQLRVSRVESFTLQTDKRFIFTASPSQPQYFKYVFPDGVDTVIVKVNSDMAFPCSVMSIQDIQCPVYDLDNNVAFIGMYQTMTKKGAITVQRKDFPSNSFYVVIVVKTEDEACGGPLRFYPLRPDELIDAGNRSKVIDVMVTPAINSEVYVMGMLFCLGIFLSFYLLTFLMACLENKRIKRREVFQIPADMSPAETGKTPASPYEYGSFADNGSTLSSEAVTDSATSTDNNYGYMERSLDSVGRSRQESLSSVEEDDYDTLDDINSDKNIVRTKKFLCVSDLARKDKRVLSKKYQIYFWNIATIAVFYALPVVQLVITYQTVVNVTGNQDICFYNFLCAHPLGALSAFNNILSNLGYVLLGLLFLLIVLKRDIVHNRALVRNDLNALECGIPKHFGLYYAMGTALMMEGLLSACYHVCPNYTNFQFDTSFMYMIAGLCMLKLYQKRHPDINASAYTAYACLAAVIFFSVLGVVFGKGNTVFWIVFSVIHILATMLLSTQLYYMGRWRLDSGILRRMVYVIYTDCIRQCSGPMYIDRMVLLVMGNIVNWSLAAYGLIERPNDFASYLLAIAICNLLLYFAFYIIMKLRSGERIQCLALVCVLFTAVVWGFALYFFFQGLSTWQKTPAESREHNRDCILLSFFDDHDIWHFLSSIAMFGSFLVLLTMDDDLDTVQRDKIFVF; this is encoded by the exons ATGGTGTTGAGGAGTTGCTGGAAGTCTCGACATAAAAACAGCTGTGGACCTGCTCCTGGTTGGATCTGGCCAGCATCGGCAGCCCTGCTCTGGTTGTGTCTGACCCAGTTTGTGTGCGGGTGTGGTGCTGTTGGGGAGACCAAAAATGTGGTCCAGAAAGATGCAGAGTTTGATGTCATCTATAATGACACAGTGACAAGTGAAAACCAGACCATCTATGCTTTCAATCACACGGTGTCCAGGAATAAG ACGGAAGGAGTGCGTGTGTCTGTGGATGTGTTGTCACAGGGTTTTGAAAGTCCCATCCTGTTTGTGGTGCGACAGAAGCAAGCAGTGCTGTCTTTTCAGATCCCTCTCATTCTAAGAGGCCT ctACCAGAGGAAGTACCCTTACAATCACGTGGCCCGGACACTGTGTCAGCCTCCGACCCGAGCCGCCTCTGAGACCCAGTACTTCTTTGTGGACGTGTCTACTCTGTCTAGCCAGGGTACAAACTACCAGCTCAGGGTCAGCCGTGTTGAAAGCTTCACCCTGCA gacagacaagcggTTCATCTTCACCGCGTCACCATCTCAACCTCAG TACTTCAAGTATGTCTTCCCAGATGGGGTGGACACTGTGATCGTCAAGGTCAACTCAGACATGGCCTTTCCCTGCTCCGTTATGTCCATCCAGGACATCCAG TGCCCAGTCTATGACCTTGACAACAATGTGGCCTTCATTGGGATGTACCAGACTATGACCAAAAAAGGCGCAATCACTGTGCAG AGAAAAGATTTCCCCAGCAACAGTTTCTATGTGGTGATCGTGGTAAAAACAGAGGACGAGGCCTGCGGTGGTCCACTGCGCTTCTACCCGCTCCGTCCTGATGAGCTGATTGACGCCGGCAACCGAAGCAAAGTCATCGATGTGATGGTCACTCCAGCTATCAACT CGGAGGTATACGTGATGGGCATGCTGTTCTGTCTGGgtatcttcctctccttctaCCTGCTCACCTTCCTCATGGCCTGTCTGGAGAACAAGCG GATAAAAAGGAGAGAGGTGTTTCAGATTCCTGCTGACATGTCGCCTGCTGAGACAG GCAAAACTCCAGCCTCACCATATGAATATGGCTCCTTTG CTGACAACGGCAGCACTCTCAGCTCAGAGGCCGTCACTGACAGCGCCACATCCACTGACAACAACTATGGATACATGG AGCGATCATTGGACAGTGTGGGGcgaagcaggcaggagtctcTGAGCTCTGTGGAGGAGGACGACTACGACACGCTGGATGACATCAACTCAGACAAAAACATCGTCCGCACCAAG AAATTTTTATGTGTGTCAGACCTGGCCCGTAAAGACAAGAGGGTCCTCAGCAAGAAATACCAAATCTACTTCTG GAACATTGCTACTATCGCTGTGTTCTATGCGCTGCCAGTCGTCCAGCTGGTCATCACCTATCAGACG GTGGTTAATGTGACAGGAAACCAGGACATCTGCTTCTACAACTTCCTGTGTGCCCACCCTCTGGGAGCTCTGAG CGCGTTCAACAACATCCTCAGTAACCTCGGTTACGTGCTGCTGGGACTCCTCTTCTTGCTTATCGTCCTAAAAAGAGATATCGTCCACAACCGAGCCCTGGTCCGCAACGATCTCAACGCGCTG GAGTGTGGTATCCCAAAGCACTTTGGTCTCTATTATGCCATGGGAACTGCTCTGATGATGGAGGGCTTGCTCAGTGCCTGCTACCATGTCTGTCCAAACTACACCAACTTCCAGTTTG ACACCTCCTTCATGTACATGATTGCTGGATTGTGTATGTTGAAGCTGTATCAGAAGAGACACCCAGACATCAATGCAAGTGCTTACACCGCCTACGCCTGCCTGGCTGCGGTCATCTTCTTCTCAGTGCTGGGAGTg GTATTTGGGAAAGGAAACACAGTGTTCTGGATTGTTTTCTCAGTGATCCACATCCTGGCCACTATGCTCCTCAGCACACAGCTCTACTACATGGGCCGGTGGAGGCTGG ACTCGGGGATCCTGCGCAGGATGGTGTACGTCATCTACACAGATTGCATCCGACAGTGCAGCGGACCCATGTACATT GACCGTATGGTTCTGCTCGTCATGGGAAACATAGTCAACTGGTCGCT AGCTGCCTACGGCCTCATAGAGAGACCCAACGACTTTGCCTCCTACCTGCTGGCCATCGCCATCTGCAACCTGCTGCTCTACTTTGCCTTTTACATCATTAtgaag TTGCGGAGCGGTGAGAGAATCCAGTGTCTGGCgttggtgtgtgttttgttcaCAGCCGTGGTGTGGGGCTTTGCACTCTATTTCTTCTTCCAGGGTCTCAGCACCTGGCAG AAAACTCCAGCAGAGTCCCGTGAGCACAACAGGGACTGTATCTTGCTTTCATTCTTTGACGACCACGACATTTGGcatttcctctcctccatcGCCATGTTTGGATCCTTCCTG GTCCTCCTGACCATGGATGACGACCTCGACACAGTCCAGAGAGACAAGATCTTTGTCTTCTAG
- the sidt2 gene encoding SID1 transmembrane family member 2 isoform X3 — translation MVLRSCWKSRHKNSCGPAPGWIWPASAALLWLCLTQFVCGCGAVGETKNVVQKDAEFDVIYNDTVTSENQTIYAFNHTVSRNKTEGVRVSVDVLSQGFESPILFVVRQKQAVLSFQIPLILRGLYQRKYPYNHVARTLCQPPTRAASETQYFFVDVSTLSSQGTNYQLRVSRVESFTLQTDKRFIFTASPSQPQYFKYVFPDGVDTVIVKVNSDMAFPCSVMSIQDIQCPVYDLDNNVAFIGMYQTMTKKGAITVQRKDFPSNSFYVVIVVKTEDEACGGPLRFYPLRPDELIDAGNRSKVIDVMVTPAINSEVYVMGMLFCLGIFLSFYLLTFLMACLENKRIKRREVFQIPADMSPAETASLLGKNGDGKTPASPYEYGSFADNGSTLSSEAVTDSATSTDNNYGYMERSLDSVGRSRQESLSSVEEDDYDTLDDINSDKNIVRTKKFLCVSDLARKDKRVLSKKYQIYFWNIATIAVFYALPVVQLVITYQTVVNVTGNQDICFYNFLCAHPLGALSAFNNILSNLGYVLLGLLFLLIVLKRDIVHNRALVRNDLNALECGIPKHFGLYYAMGTALMMEGLLSACYHVCPNYTNFQFDTSFMYMIAGLCMLKLYQKRHPDINASAYTAYACLAAVIFFSVLGVVFGKGNTVFWIVFSVIHILATMLLSTQLYYMGRWRLDSGILRRMVYVIYTDCIRQCSGPMYIDRMVLLVMGNIVNWSLAAYGLIERPNDFASYLLAIAICNLLLYFAFYIIMKLRSGERIQCLALVCVLFTAVVWGFALYFFFQGLSTWQKTPAESREHNRDCILLSFFDDHDIWHFLSSIAMFGSFLVLLTMDDDLDTVQRDKIFVF, via the exons ATGGTGTTGAGGAGTTGCTGGAAGTCTCGACATAAAAACAGCTGTGGACCTGCTCCTGGTTGGATCTGGCCAGCATCGGCAGCCCTGCTCTGGTTGTGTCTGACCCAGTTTGTGTGCGGGTGTGGTGCTGTTGGGGAGACCAAAAATGTGGTCCAGAAAGATGCAGAGTTTGATGTCATCTATAATGACACAGTGACAAGTGAAAACCAGACCATCTATGCTTTCAATCACACGGTGTCCAGGAATAAG ACGGAAGGAGTGCGTGTGTCTGTGGATGTGTTGTCACAGGGTTTTGAAAGTCCCATCCTGTTTGTGGTGCGACAGAAGCAAGCAGTGCTGTCTTTTCAGATCCCTCTCATTCTAAGAGGCCT ctACCAGAGGAAGTACCCTTACAATCACGTGGCCCGGACACTGTGTCAGCCTCCGACCCGAGCCGCCTCTGAGACCCAGTACTTCTTTGTGGACGTGTCTACTCTGTCTAGCCAGGGTACAAACTACCAGCTCAGGGTCAGCCGTGTTGAAAGCTTCACCCTGCA gacagacaagcggTTCATCTTCACCGCGTCACCATCTCAACCTCAG TACTTCAAGTATGTCTTCCCAGATGGGGTGGACACTGTGATCGTCAAGGTCAACTCAGACATGGCCTTTCCCTGCTCCGTTATGTCCATCCAGGACATCCAG TGCCCAGTCTATGACCTTGACAACAATGTGGCCTTCATTGGGATGTACCAGACTATGACCAAAAAAGGCGCAATCACTGTGCAG AGAAAAGATTTCCCCAGCAACAGTTTCTATGTGGTGATCGTGGTAAAAACAGAGGACGAGGCCTGCGGTGGTCCACTGCGCTTCTACCCGCTCCGTCCTGATGAGCTGATTGACGCCGGCAACCGAAGCAAAGTCATCGATGTGATGGTCACTCCAGCTATCAACT CGGAGGTATACGTGATGGGCATGCTGTTCTGTCTGGgtatcttcctctccttctaCCTGCTCACCTTCCTCATGGCCTGTCTGGAGAACAAGCG GATAAAAAGGAGAGAGGTGTTTCAGATTCCTGCTGACATGTCGCCTGCTGAGACAG CCTCCCTGCTTGGGAAGAACGGAGATG GCAAAACTCCAGCCTCACCATATGAATATGGCTCCTTTG CTGACAACGGCAGCACTCTCAGCTCAGAGGCCGTCACTGACAGCGCCACATCCACTGACAACAACTATGGATACATGG AGCGATCATTGGACAGTGTGGGGcgaagcaggcaggagtctcTGAGCTCTGTGGAGGAGGACGACTACGACACGCTGGATGACATCAACTCAGACAAAAACATCGTCCGCACCAAG AAATTTTTATGTGTGTCAGACCTGGCCCGTAAAGACAAGAGGGTCCTCAGCAAGAAATACCAAATCTACTTCTG GAACATTGCTACTATCGCTGTGTTCTATGCGCTGCCAGTCGTCCAGCTGGTCATCACCTATCAGACG GTGGTTAATGTGACAGGAAACCAGGACATCTGCTTCTACAACTTCCTGTGTGCCCACCCTCTGGGAGCTCTGAG CGCGTTCAACAACATCCTCAGTAACCTCGGTTACGTGCTGCTGGGACTCCTCTTCTTGCTTATCGTCCTAAAAAGAGATATCGTCCACAACCGAGCCCTGGTCCGCAACGATCTCAACGCGCTG GAGTGTGGTATCCCAAAGCACTTTGGTCTCTATTATGCCATGGGAACTGCTCTGATGATGGAGGGCTTGCTCAGTGCCTGCTACCATGTCTGTCCAAACTACACCAACTTCCAGTTTG ACACCTCCTTCATGTACATGATTGCTGGATTGTGTATGTTGAAGCTGTATCAGAAGAGACACCCAGACATCAATGCAAGTGCTTACACCGCCTACGCCTGCCTGGCTGCGGTCATCTTCTTCTCAGTGCTGGGAGTg GTATTTGGGAAAGGAAACACAGTGTTCTGGATTGTTTTCTCAGTGATCCACATCCTGGCCACTATGCTCCTCAGCACACAGCTCTACTACATGGGCCGGTGGAGGCTGG ACTCGGGGATCCTGCGCAGGATGGTGTACGTCATCTACACAGATTGCATCCGACAGTGCAGCGGACCCATGTACATT GACCGTATGGTTCTGCTCGTCATGGGAAACATAGTCAACTGGTCGCT AGCTGCCTACGGCCTCATAGAGAGACCCAACGACTTTGCCTCCTACCTGCTGGCCATCGCCATCTGCAACCTGCTGCTCTACTTTGCCTTTTACATCATTAtgaag TTGCGGAGCGGTGAGAGAATCCAGTGTCTGGCgttggtgtgtgttttgttcaCAGCCGTGGTGTGGGGCTTTGCACTCTATTTCTTCTTCCAGGGTCTCAGCACCTGGCAG AAAACTCCAGCAGAGTCCCGTGAGCACAACAGGGACTGTATCTTGCTTTCATTCTTTGACGACCACGACATTTGGcatttcctctcctccatcGCCATGTTTGGATCCTTCCTG GTCCTCCTGACCATGGATGACGACCTCGACACAGTCCAGAGAGACAAGATCTTTGTCTTCTAG